GTCACCAACTTTCATTTGCCCGAATCCACGCTGTTGATGCTGGTTTCGGCGTTCGCCGGTTATCCCGAAGCGATGGCCGCTTATAAAGCGGCTGTCGAGCATGAATACCGCTTTTTCAGCTACGGTGATGCGATGTTTATCACCCGTAACCCCGCACCACGTGGCCCTGAGGACAAAGAATGAGTCGCCAAAGTCGTATGTCGTTTGAGTTGCTTGCTACCGACGGCAAGGCTCGTCGCGGTCGTTTGACCTTCCCGCGCGGTACCGTCGAGACCCCGGCGTTCATGCCGGTGGGCACGTATGGCACCGTCAAGGGCATGCTGCCGCGGGATATCGTCGCGACTGGCGCGGAGATCATTCTGGGCAACACCTTCCACTTGTGGCTGCGTCCTGGCACCGAAGTGATCAAGAAGCACGGCGACCTGCACGATTTCATGCAGTGGAAAGGCCCGATTCTGACCGACTCCGGCGGTTTCCAGGTGTTCAGCCTCGGCGCGATGCGCAAGATCAAGGAGGAGGGCGTGACCTTCGCTTCTCCGGTCGACGGCGCCAAAGTATTCATGGGCCCGGAAGAGTCGATGCAGGTTCAGCGTGACCTGGGCTCGGACATCGTGATGATTTTCGACGAATGCACGCCGTACCCGGCCGACGAAGACGTCGCACGGATTTCCATGGAGCTGTCGTTGCGTTGGGCCAAGCGTTCGAAAGAAGCCCATGGCGACAACACGGCGGCGCTGTTCGGTATCGTTCAGGGCGGCATGCACCAGGATCTGCGCATGCGCTCCCTGGAAGGCCTCGACAAGATCGGCTTCGATGGCCTGGCCATTGGCGGTCTGTCGGTGGGCGAGCCCAAGCACGAGATGATCAAGGTGCTGGATTACCTGCCGGGGCAAATGCCGGCTGACAAACCTCGTTACCTTATGGGCGTTGGCAAACCGGAAGATCTGGTTGAGGGTGTGCGCCGCGGTGTGGACATGTTCGATTGCGTGATGCCAACCCGTAATGCCCGCAATGGGCATCTGTTCATTGATACAGGCGTGCTGAAGATCCGAAACGCGTTCCATCGCCATGATGATTCGCCGCTCGATCCGACCTGCGATTGCTATACCTG
This region of Pseudomonas mandelii genomic DNA includes:
- the tgt gene encoding tRNA guanosine(34) transglycosylase Tgt is translated as MSFELLATDGKARRGRLTFPRGTVETPAFMPVGTYGTVKGMLPRDIVATGAEIILGNTFHLWLRPGTEVIKKHGDLHDFMQWKGPILTDSGGFQVFSLGAMRKIKEEGVTFASPVDGAKVFMGPEESMQVQRDLGSDIVMIFDECTPYPADEDVARISMELSLRWAKRSKEAHGDNTAALFGIVQGGMHQDLRMRSLEGLDKIGFDGLAIGGLSVGEPKHEMIKVLDYLPGQMPADKPRYLMGVGKPEDLVEGVRRGVDMFDCVMPTRNARNGHLFIDTGVLKIRNAFHRHDDSPLDPTCDCYTCQNFSRAYLHHLDKCGEMLGSMLNTIHNLRHYQVLMAGLREAIQQGTLAAFVDAFYAKRGLPVPPLD